The genomic segment TGCCGTCGAAAACTGAATGTTATACGAACATTGCAGTATAAAAACGATTAGAAGTATGGCACACCATTTAGCTCACCAGAATATTCAATATGTGAGGAATTGTTcggcaaaacataatattgattattcagCCAAGAACGATCAATTTGTATGCAGCGACTGTATAATCGGGAAACAACACCGTCAATCGTTCAGTAAAAGTGAGACGGAATATTTTAACGTTGGTGATTTAATACATGCAGATTTATGTGGACCAATGCAGAGGAACTCTATCGGTAtggcaaaatattttcttctattTAGAGATGACTACTCACGTTATAgaatggtatattttattaaaaataaatatgaagcaaaaaatgttatggaaacatttataaaaagtgttAAAACAGAAACAGGATCTAAGGTCAAAATATTAAGGACGGATAATGGATTAGAATTCGTAAACAAGGATATTTACAGGTATTCTACAGAAATATGGCATACGACACCAAACTACGGTAACATATACGCCGTAACAGAACGAGAAAGTCGAGCGTGATAACAGAACAATCGTAGAAGCTGCCAGGACACAATGATTTGTGCGAAaaattttgatgtatcattATAGGCAGAAGCTGTGAACACAGCGGTTTATACACTTAATCTAACCGGAACGAGTTCACAGGATGGTAAGCCACCTTACgaggtatattataaagtcgtgcctgatattaaacatttacgaGTTTTTGGTACTGTGGTGTATACACGTATACACCAAGACAAACATTGTGCATATATTCTAAAACTACAACTGAAGTAATGAAAAATTCCTACTGGTAATACTATTTTAGctaatataggtatgtttataaaagaaatCAGAATTGGCCAAAAACTAAACTTGGAACTATTAGTAATTGATAAACCATCAACATTTACACTCAACAAAAGTGTATCCAAATGTATTAgactatcaaaatataattgtaagacTGGTTTAATCATAAACTCTACTCCAATATGTATAAATGACCCATTTTCAATATGATTAATTTCATGAGATTTGGACTTAGGggtttttaataatgttctgACATCTTTTGGAACATCTAACCCTTCAGATCttaaaatttcaagtaattCATTGACACAGTTATGagacattttatactttataatcaattgacataattttttattgaaactagaacatttttcaaatggtttactactaatattaaatgattcatttacaatattatcactaCCACAAGGAATATTCACATCGTTCAAATTATtaccaaaatttattttggttgatAGCAAACCCAAGTCTTCAATAGTATTTACATGTTCATCTGGCGGTAACAGTGGCGTAGAAAGACTCGTTAGCGCCCCTGGCAAACCTAGGAAAATGCGCCTTTTTAGCGATTAAAAAAGTGACGAAAATAcggaatgatattttttaacatttattttttatatatatatttaggtaattcaACATCATTTAATTATCAGCTATTATGACAATATGTAAATTTCGAactttaaaaattttcttttcttGCTTTAAGGCTAGAGAATTCATCGATAATTTCGTCATTTGAAATTTGTCTAGCAAATTCATGTTCTATGGATAAAATTGCCATGCTTGTTAGTCTCTCTTGTCCAATAGTTGAtcttaagtattttttcatTAGTTTAAGTTTACTAAAACTTCTTTCACAACTAGCAGTTGTTACTGGAATAGTGAGAAATATTCTTAACGCTATTTCTAGGTTAGGATAAATATCTTGTAAGTtttgtttatgaataaattttaataaatcaatcgGTGCAGTCATTTTGAATATCAATTGTAATATCTTTAGTTTGCAAAGATTTATTGGTTTTATCGATATGCGTAAGTATTTTATTCCATATATATTTAGTAAGCATAGAAATTTTAGATCTATTAGGCGTAAAATTTGATTGCAACCTTCAATAGTGTCATAGTTCATATTAGTAGTGTCcctcatttgttttaatatcatAGCAGTACTGATGATATTACTATGCAAAGCTGAANNNNNNNNNNNNNNNNNNNNNNNNNNNNNNNNNNNNNNNNNNNNNNNNNNTTTGTATTAAGGTAATCACGTGGGTCTATTAAATTTAcggtttaagaataatattgagcattacaaataataatatcgtaaatatacaaaatataataagtttggcacatggcaaatatgaaagaatataataagtttggcacatggcaaatgcgacaacatataataattttgggcaCATGGCAATtatgaaagaatataatataataattttggtgcATACTTTCCCGGCCCGCAGGAGGCTACACACCATATCAATCATGGCGTGTCCTCACAGGGTTACCGGAAAAGCATGCTGGCCTTGTATAAGCCGAAAACAGGGGGGAATCATTTGTTGAGGGACCCGCGTCTTGTGACGCTTCCCTGGCACACAGGTTATACGACATAAAATCCGTATAACCTGTGGCCTACGTGCTGGTAAAGGGGGGACAGGGgagatataaaacatattacgaCAATGACTTCGTGAACTGCGTGGTTTGTGTTGACTGGAGCTGTGGCCGCCGCCCGGGCCCTCATGGTTGACTCAGCCCATCATTGTGGTTGCTGGCAATCGACGAAAACGATGGATGATCGGCCCGTGTTCGACGAGGTCGGtggatgtgaaaaataaatcaaatagttGGCCGCGTGGTCCGTGCGTTGAACGTTGGAAATGTTGAATGTGCGACGTGGACACGAAATGAAGAGTAGTGAGTGGGCACCACCGGCCAGGTACAGCGTCGTCGAAAAAGTGTTTTTTGTGTAGAGACCCGGCGACGGCGATGGTCCGGTGCTGGCGACGGAGCTTTTCGGTGTTGAGTGGGGCAGGTCAGTGTCGTGTATTAGAggga from the Acyrthosiphon pisum isolate AL4f chromosome X, pea_aphid_22Mar2018_4r6ur, whole genome shotgun sequence genome contains:
- the LOC103308733 gene encoding zinc finger MYM-type protein 1-like, with the translated sequence MTAPIDLLKFIHKQNLQDIYPNLEIALRIFLTIPVTTASCERSFSKLKLMKKYLRSTIGQERLTSMAILSIEHEFARQISNDEIIDEFSSLKARKENF